The following proteins are co-located in the Limanda limanda chromosome 5, fLimLim1.1, whole genome shotgun sequence genome:
- the mfsd10 gene encoding major facilitator superfamily domain-containing protein 10 — MSDVNTAEEEGGAFSSKIIKVVFVILLLDLLGFTLILPLLPSILDHYAQTGDVVYQSLQSVVDWFRDVVGIPMEKKYNSVLFGGLIGSLFSLLQFLSSPLTGALSDRHGRRPLLILTTLGLISSYAVWAVSRSFSMFLLFRVIGGICKGNVSLCTAIVADLPCPKARNRGMAMIGVAFSLGFTVGPLMGAYFALRSRTTGSVFYLAPALLAVAFSVADLLFIWLMLPETLKKDVKASSSGLGDSRNLLNPLSLFRFSAVTQTKDPPSKERMQRLQVLGLVYFCYLFLFSGLEFTLSFLTHQRFQFTSMQQGKMFFFIGVIMALIQGGYARRIKPGQHIKAVRVAIITLIPAFILIGLSWNMIMLYVGLAFYAFAAAIVVPCLSTLVSDHGSASQKGTVMGILRSLGALARALGPVVSSSVYWISGAQTCFLITSASFIVPLVLLSRAARQKEE; from the exons AGAAGAGGAGGGCGGCGCGTTCTCCTCAAAGATCATCAAAGTGGTGTTTGTCatcctgctgctggacctgctgGGATTCACCCTGATTCTACCTCTGCTGCCGTCCATTCTGGATCACTACGCACAAACAGGG GATGTTGTGTACCAGTCTCTGCAGAGCGTTGTGGACTGGTTCAGGGACGTGGTTGGGATTCCTATGGAAAAGAAATACAACAGTGTCCTGTTTGGAG GTCTGATCGGATCCCTGTTTTCGCTGCTGCAGTTCCTGTCATCACCTTTAACAGGCGCTCTCTCAGACCGTCATGGCAGACGACCCCTGCTCATACTTACCACA CTGGGGCTGATCTCCTCCTATGCCGTGTGGGCAGTTTCCCGGAGCTTCAGCATGTTCCTTTTGTTCCGGGTTATTGGAGGAATCTGCAAGGGCAACGTCAGCCTCTGCACCGCCATCGTAGCCGACTTGCCTTGCCCCAAAGCCCGAAACAGAGGAATG GCCATGATTGGTGTCGCCTTCTCCTTGGGCTTCACCGTGGGGCCTCTGATGGGCGCCTACTTCGCCCTcaggtccagaaccacaggaagTGTCTTCTACCTCGCTCCAGCTCTGCTCGCCGTGGCCTTCAGTGTTGCTGATTTGCTCTTTATCTGGCTCATGCTGCCCGAGACGCTCAAGAAGGACGTCAAG GCTTCGTCTTCAGGGCTCGGGGACTCCAGGAACCTCCTGAACCCATTGTCATTGTTCCGTTTTTCAGCTGTTACCCAGACAAAAGATCCCCCTTCAAAAGAGA GAATGCAGAGGCTTCAAGTGTTGGGCCTCGTTTACTTCTGCTACCTCTTCCTGTTCTCTGGTCTGGAGTTCACGCTGAGTTTTCTGACTCACCAGCGCTTCCAGTTCACAAG TATGCAGCAGGGAAAGATGTTCTTCTTCATTGGTGTCATCATGGCTTTGATTCAGGGGGGATACGCTCGTAGAATTAAACCCGGGCAACATATCAAAGCAGTCCGTGTG GCAATAATCACACTAATTCCAGCATTTATCCTCATCGGGTTATCATGGAATATGATAATGCTGTACGTGGGCTTGGCGTTCTACGCGTTTG CGGCTGCGATAGTAGTTCCCTGTTTGTCGACACTTGTTTCTGACCACG GCTCAGCCAGTCAGAAAGGCACAGTGATGGGGATCCTGCGTAGTTTGGGAGCCTTGGCCAGAGCTTTGGGACCAGTCGTATCATCGTCTG TTTACTGGATATCTGGAGCACAAACCTGTTTCCTCATCACGTCAGCCTCTTTCATCGTCCCACTCGTTCTCCTGAGCAGAGCCGCGAGGCAGAAGGAGGAGTGA